One region of Acidithiobacillus sp. genomic DNA includes:
- the accB gene encoding acetyl-CoA carboxylase biotin carboxyl carrier protein: MDIQFIRRLAELLEKSAIDEIEVVEGESKVRITRHIAPTHTAPSVTYTQPIAVAAAAPTPAIAPVAAPSATAVEQPPQGYMIKSPMVGTFYRAASPEAAPFVEEGSAIKAGQTLCIIEAMKLLNEIEADISGKVIKVLAGNGQPVEYGEPLFIIAPEN; this comes from the coding sequence ATGGATATTCAATTCATCCGCCGCCTGGCTGAACTGCTTGAAAAGAGCGCCATTGATGAAATAGAAGTGGTAGAGGGTGAGAGCAAAGTCCGCATCACCCGGCACATCGCACCAACCCACACAGCACCCAGCGTCACCTATACCCAACCCATAGCGGTGGCCGCTGCAGCTCCGACCCCGGCCATTGCACCGGTCGCAGCACCTTCTGCAACCGCCGTTGAGCAACCGCCCCAAGGCTACATGATCAAATCCCCGATGGTCGGCACCTTTTACCGCGCCGCCTCCCCCGAAGCCGCGCCTTTTGTGGAAGAAGGCAGCGCCATTAAGGCAGGCCAAACCCTCTGCATCATCGAAGCCATGAAGTTGCTCAACGAGATTGAGGCCGACATCTCTGGAAAAGTGATCAAGGTTCTGGCTGGCAATGGCCAGCCCGTCGAGTATGGTGAACCTCTGTTCATCATTGCTCCCGAGAATTGA
- the aroQ gene encoding type II 3-dehydroquinate dehydratase — protein MAASSPHILVLHGPNLNLLGSREPGHYGQTTLAEIDAGMHAHAQGWGWRLHSLQSNAEHILIDAVQEAPRQGFAYIIINPAAFTHTSVALRDALAAVQIPFIEVHLSNIHAREPFRRHSYFSDLAQGVIAGLGADGYFLALDAIHRRLKRHNP, from the coding sequence ATGGCTGCCTCTTCTCCCCATATCCTTGTACTGCATGGACCGAATCTGAATCTGCTGGGTAGCCGAGAGCCTGGTCATTACGGGCAAACCACCCTCGCTGAAATCGATGCGGGGATGCACGCGCACGCGCAGGGATGGGGCTGGCGGCTGCACAGCCTGCAGAGTAACGCCGAACACATCCTGATCGACGCGGTTCAGGAAGCGCCCCGGCAGGGCTTTGCATACATCATCATCAACCCCGCGGCCTTCACCCATACCAGTGTCGCCCTGCGTGATGCGCTCGCAGCCGTCCAGATCCCCTTTATTGAAGTCCATTTGTCCAACATCCATGCCCGGGAACCGTTCCGCCGTCACTCCTATTTCTCCGATCTCGCCCAGGGTGTCATCGCGGGGCTGGGTGCGGACGGATATTTTCTGGCGCTGGATGCCATTCATCGGCGTCTGAAGCGCCATAATCCATAA
- a CDS encoding ferritin-like domain-containing protein, with protein MLYPELFKLLEAARWNMATDIPWERFDRTLVSDEQLRTIKMNAVTEWSALPATEMFLRDNRNDSDFSAFMSIWFYEEQKHALVLMEYLRRFAPEYLPTEEELHNVRFEFDPAPAMETLMLHFCGEIRLTHWYKCAAQWHSEPVIRSIYEVLSKDEARHAGIYLKYMRRAIDRLGDSARLAFAKIGVLMANTKTAKALHPTNLHVNKAMYPEDSVQSHLPDPGWLEQWLDTQIHFDAIWEGKVVNGILRNLSALLETPIQSVRDLSRYRKVISAADRDASGHLVVG; from the coding sequence ATGTTATACCCCGAGTTGTTCAAATTGCTGGAGGCCGCGCGCTGGAACATGGCCACGGATATTCCCTGGGAGCGGTTTGACCGTACCCTGGTTAGTGATGAGCAGTTGCGCACGATCAAGATGAATGCGGTCACCGAGTGGTCGGCACTCCCGGCGACGGAGATGTTTCTCCGCGACAACCGGAATGACTCCGATTTTTCGGCCTTCATGTCCATCTGGTTCTACGAAGAACAGAAGCACGCCCTGGTGCTCATGGAATACTTGCGCCGCTTCGCCCCGGAATATCTGCCGACGGAAGAAGAACTGCACAATGTGCGCTTTGAGTTTGATCCAGCACCGGCGATGGAAACCCTCATGCTCCATTTTTGCGGCGAAATCCGCCTGACACACTGGTATAAATGTGCGGCGCAGTGGCATAGCGAGCCGGTGATCCGCTCGATTTATGAGGTGCTATCCAAGGACGAGGCGCGGCACGCGGGTATTTATCTGAAATATATGCGGCGCGCCATTGACCGCCTTGGAGATAGTGCGCGTCTGGCTTTTGCCAAGATCGGTGTGCTCATGGCTAACACCAAGACGGCGAAGGCATTGCATCCCACCAATCTCCATGTGAACAAGGCGATGTATCCCGAGGATAGCGTGCAGAGTCATCTTCCGGACCCAGGTTGGCTGGAGCAATGGCTGGATACCCAGATTCATTTCGACGCGATTTGGGAGGGCAAGGTGGTCAATGGCATTTTGCGCAACCTTTCTGCTTTGCTCGAAACACCCATTCAGAGTGTCAGGGACCTCAGCCGTTACCGCAAGGTGATAAGCGCCGCCGACCGTGATGCTTCTGGGCATCTGGTTGTGGGCTGA
- the ftsZ gene encoding cell division protein FtsZ codes for MFELNECEQDGAVIKVIGVGGGGGNAINNMCAAGLEGVEFITANTDAQALRHSQASHTIQLGAQITRGLGAGADPEVGRKAAEEGRDEIRAALEKADMVFITTGMGGGTGTGAAPVVAAIARDMGILTVGVVTKPFNFEGKKRQQHALSGIDELSQYVDSLVIIPNEKLLSVLGKNISLKDAYQAADNILLGAVQGISELVTRPGLMNLDFADVRTVMSGMGLAMMGAASGRGENRAKDAATRAASSPLLDDINLAGARGILVNITAGMDLTLGEFEEVGELIRGYAADDANVKVGTVLDPELEGELRVTVVATGLQREPVRLAVENIRTRPAATPATAADWRNLDKPTGMRQAERSAASVAPARGGNNTPNYADLDIPAFLRRQAD; via the coding sequence ATGTTTGAACTCAATGAATGTGAACAGGACGGCGCTGTCATCAAGGTTATCGGCGTCGGTGGCGGTGGCGGCAACGCCATCAACAACATGTGCGCGGCGGGCCTGGAAGGCGTGGAATTCATCACCGCCAATACCGATGCCCAGGCTCTGCGCCATTCCCAGGCCAGCCACACCATCCAACTCGGCGCCCAGATCACCCGCGGCCTCGGTGCGGGCGCGGATCCCGAAGTCGGCCGCAAGGCTGCCGAAGAAGGCCGTGACGAAATCCGCGCGGCACTGGAAAAAGCCGACATGGTCTTCATCACCACCGGCATGGGCGGCGGCACCGGCACCGGTGCCGCCCCCGTGGTGGCGGCCATTGCCCGCGACATGGGCATCCTCACCGTCGGCGTGGTCACTAAGCCCTTCAACTTTGAAGGCAAGAAGCGCCAGCAACACGCCCTCTCCGGCATCGACGAACTCTCCCAGTATGTGGACTCGCTGGTCATCATCCCGAACGAAAAGCTGTTGTCCGTCCTCGGCAAGAACATCAGCCTCAAGGACGCCTATCAGGCCGCCGACAACATCCTCCTCGGCGCCGTGCAGGGTATTTCCGAGCTGGTCACCCGTCCCGGCCTGATGAACCTGGATTTTGCCGACGTCCGCACCGTCATGTCCGGCATGGGCCTAGCGATGATGGGTGCCGCCAGCGGTCGCGGCGAAAACCGCGCCAAGGACGCCGCCACGCGTGCTGCTTCCAGCCCGCTGCTGGACGACATCAACCTCGCGGGTGCCCGCGGCATTCTGGTCAACATCACCGCCGGCATGGACCTGACTTTGGGCGAGTTTGAAGAAGTCGGCGAACTGATCCGCGGTTATGCGGCGGATGACGCCAACGTCAAGGTCGGCACCGTGCTGGATCCGGAACTGGAAGGGGAACTGCGGGTTACGGTGGTCGCTACTGGATTACAACGGGAACCCGTGCGTCTGGCGGTCGAAAATATTCGCACCCGCCCGGCAGCGACACCAGCCACTGCCGCAGACTGGCGCAATCTCGACAAGCCCACCGGTATGCGTCAGGCCGAACGCTCCGCCGCCTCGGTTGCCCCCGCCCGCGGCGGCAATAACACCCCGAACTACGCCGATCTGGACATCCCCGCCTTCTTGCGCCGCCAGGCGGACTAA
- the ftsA gene encoding cell division protein FtsA, with the protein MKRSNPELIVGLDIGTSKVACIVAQSRGGREAEIIGVGQHPSRGLKKGVVVDIESTVQAITRAVQEAELMAGVQIHGAVVGIAGGHIRGYNSHGIVAIKNKEVSNDDVGRVMDAARAIVIPQDQNVIHILPQEFMIDSQEGVREPVGMSGVRLEARVHIVTGAVSAAQNITKCVERCGLQVQDLVLEQLASADAVLTADEKELGVCLVDIGGGTTDIAIFRDGAVRHTAVIPIAGDQVTNDIALGLRTPPVEAEQIKKLYGCALGDLIEQDDEIPVPSVGTRPPRTISRRILGDIIEPRIKELFELIQAELRRTGYEDLVAAGVVVTGGSSKLEGMAELAEEILHLPVRVGEPMHLPGMETVVRTPGHATGVGLVMYGLHNQVASQAEPLQNPAIAARENHMDTSFGGVFRKMRSWVQTSFG; encoded by the coding sequence ATGAAACGCAGCAATCCAGAACTCATCGTCGGTTTGGACATCGGCACCTCCAAGGTCGCCTGCATCGTCGCCCAGTCCAGGGGCGGCCGCGAGGCAGAAATCATTGGCGTCGGTCAACATCCTTCCCGCGGTCTCAAAAAGGGTGTGGTGGTCGACATCGAATCCACCGTTCAGGCCATCACCCGCGCCGTGCAGGAAGCGGAGCTGATGGCCGGCGTGCAAATTCACGGCGCCGTCGTCGGCATTGCCGGCGGCCACATCCGCGGCTATAACAGCCACGGCATCGTCGCCATCAAGAACAAGGAAGTCAGTAATGACGATGTCGGTCGGGTCATGGACGCCGCCCGTGCCATCGTCATTCCCCAGGATCAGAACGTCATCCACATCCTCCCCCAGGAATTCATGATCGACAGCCAGGAAGGCGTCCGTGAACCCGTCGGCATGTCCGGCGTGCGCCTGGAGGCACGGGTGCACATCGTCACCGGTGCCGTCAGCGCCGCGCAAAACATCACCAAGTGCGTCGAACGCTGCGGCTTGCAGGTACAGGATCTGGTCCTCGAACAACTGGCTTCCGCCGATGCCGTCCTCACCGCTGATGAGAAAGAACTTGGTGTCTGTTTGGTAGACATCGGCGGTGGCACCACGGACATCGCCATCTTCCGCGATGGCGCCGTTCGCCATACCGCCGTCATCCCCATTGCCGGCGACCAAGTCACCAACGACATCGCCCTTGGCCTGCGCACTCCGCCCGTCGAGGCCGAACAGATCAAAAAGCTCTATGGCTGCGCCCTCGGCGACCTGATCGAGCAGGACGACGAAATACCCGTCCCCAGTGTCGGCACTCGCCCGCCCCGGACCATTTCCCGGCGTATTCTCGGCGACATCATCGAGCCCCGTATCAAAGAACTCTTTGAACTGATCCAGGCCGAACTGCGCCGCACCGGCTACGAAGATCTGGTCGCGGCAGGGGTGGTCGTTACTGGCGGCTCCAGCAAGCTGGAAGGCATGGCCGAGCTGGCGGAAGAAATCCTCCACCTGCCGGTGCGCGTTGGCGAACCCATGCATTTACCCGGCATGGAAACCGTCGTCCGCACTCCGGGCCATGCCACGGGTGTCGGCCTGGTTATGTATGGCCTCCACAATCAAGTGGCGAGTCAGGCCGAGCCACTTCAAAACCCGGCCATCGCGGCCCGGGAAAATCATATGGATACCAGCTTCGGCGGCGTTTTCCGCAAGATGCGCTCCTGGGTACAGACGAGCTTTGGCTGA
- a CDS encoding FtsQ-type POTRA domain-containing protein, with product MVSVMRDYRHGQNPQRSAATIKEPPKRKIEAAPPKVRRPIPWRLYGNVLVSGIGLGALAWGGWMGWNWVREPQLMPISTLAITDTSAHIPLPEVNAVLKPYADQGFLWVNPDQVRHALDTLPWVADAEVRRVWPDRLQVNIKPYTPVARWLGGAGQMVDGLGQVFSVPSSQVPADLPNLEGPANSGAKLVAQMANFNQILAPLGVKVLDLQEDQRGGWRCILSNKVRLVLGSEDLLPALKRWVVIAPQVKEYLVPGATMDLRYTNGFAVAMPAAATVSSQ from the coding sequence ATGGTTAGCGTCATGCGCGATTACCGCCATGGGCAGAACCCGCAGCGGTCTGCCGCCACCATCAAGGAGCCGCCCAAACGCAAAATCGAGGCCGCCCCGCCCAAAGTACGTCGGCCCATTCCGTGGCGACTTTACGGTAATGTGTTGGTCAGCGGTATCGGCCTCGGCGCCCTCGCCTGGGGGGGCTGGATGGGCTGGAACTGGGTGCGCGAGCCGCAACTCATGCCCATCAGCACCCTGGCCATTACCGACACTTCAGCACATATCCCTCTGCCCGAGGTCAACGCTGTCCTCAAACCTTATGCGGATCAGGGCTTTCTCTGGGTCAATCCGGATCAGGTGCGGCACGCTCTCGACACTTTACCCTGGGTGGCTGATGCCGAAGTGCGCCGGGTCTGGCCCGACCGGCTACAAGTCAATATCAAGCCCTACACCCCAGTAGCCCGCTGGTTAGGTGGTGCCGGACAGATGGTGGATGGGCTAGGTCAGGTGTTCAGCGTCCCTTCTAGTCAGGTACCCGCTGATCTGCCAAATCTCGAAGGACCGGCGAACAGTGGCGCCAAGCTGGTTGCACAAATGGCCAACTTCAACCAAATCCTCGCCCCCCTGGGCGTCAAGGTGCTGGATTTGCAGGAGGATCAACGCGGCGGCTGGCGTTGCATTCTCAGCAATAAGGTGCGCCTGGTGTTGGGCAGTGAAGACCTCCTTCCCGCCTTAAAACGCTGGGTGGTTATTGCCCCCCAGGTCAAGGAATACCTCGTGCCGGGGGCCACCATGGACCTGCGCTACACCAACGGCTTTGCGGTCGCCATGCCCGCGGCGGCCACCGTCAGTAGTCAGTAA
- a CDS encoding D-alanine--D-alanine ligase: MSDLPRIAVLYGGPSGEREVSLDSGRAVLQALQGLGLDTVGIDIQPAILQQQVADSKAHIVFNVCHGAIGEDGLLQACLETLNIVYTGSGVLASALAMDKWRSKQLWRAAGLPVTDGILLRRGENAPDLGARFGWPLYVKPNHGGSSLGVSKVAGPAELDAALQNAFAMEDEVLCEGAIIGHEATVGILDGHALPPIVIETPRAFYDYTAKYLADDTRYLLPSGLGTTLDQRLQTLALRAFAELGGRDWGRVDFMISYDGQAHLLEVNSVPGMTSHSLVPMAAKAVGMDFPELCNAILRTAQRRVKHG, encoded by the coding sequence ATGTCTGATTTACCCCGCATAGCCGTACTTTATGGTGGTCCCTCTGGCGAGCGCGAAGTTTCCCTCGACAGCGGTCGCGCCGTATTGCAGGCGCTGCAAGGATTGGGTCTGGATACCGTCGGCATTGATATCCAGCCGGCCATCCTTCAGCAGCAAGTAGCAGACAGCAAGGCGCACATTGTCTTCAACGTCTGCCATGGCGCAATAGGCGAAGACGGCCTGCTGCAGGCCTGTCTGGAGACTCTGAATATCGTTTACACCGGCAGCGGCGTCCTCGCTTCTGCCCTCGCCATGGATAAATGGCGCAGCAAGCAGCTCTGGCGAGCAGCCGGTTTACCGGTGACCGACGGCATCCTGCTGCGCCGCGGCGAGAATGCGCCCGATCTCGGCGCCCGTTTCGGCTGGCCGCTGTACGTCAAGCCCAACCACGGCGGCTCCAGCCTTGGCGTCAGCAAAGTTGCGGGTCCAGCAGAACTGGATGCGGCCTTACAAAACGCCTTTGCGATGGAAGACGAAGTCCTCTGTGAGGGTGCCATCATCGGCCATGAAGCCACCGTCGGCATCCTCGACGGCCATGCACTGCCGCCCATTGTCATCGAAACACCCCGCGCCTTCTACGACTACACCGCAAAGTATCTCGCCGACGATACCCGCTACCTTTTGCCCTCCGGCCTCGGTACCACACTGGATCAGCGGTTACAGACACTTGCGCTCAGAGCCTTTGCCGAGCTGGGCGGCCGCGACTGGGGACGGGTCGACTTCATGATCAGCTACGACGGCCAGGCCCATCTCCTGGAAGTCAACAGTGTACCCGGCATGACCAGCCACAGCCTGGTCCCCATGGCCGCCAAAGCGGTCGGCATGGATTTCCCGGAGTTATGCAACGCCATACTGCGCACTGCGCAGAGGAGAGTGAAACATGGTTAG
- the murB gene encoding UDP-N-acetylmuramate dehydrogenase, whose protein sequence is MTHAIGGRLRLGEPMHRHTSWRVGGPADRFYLPGTLEDLQAFLQRFAIGPLTWLGLGSNVLVRDGGLRGTVICLANALDEITIDASGLIRAGAGAGAVKIAHFAAKAGLADAEFLAGIPGTLGGCLSMNAGAHGGDTWNLVEWVEVLHPDGQVQRLSRAEFQIGYREVQGQDDACFIAAGLRLTPEDSDSVMQRLRAGQERRAATQPLEWPSCGSVFRNPPGDHAARLIEAAALKGMRYGDAEVSSQHANFIINRGAARAEEIETLVANVQREVLSRFGIALQPEMRVIGEVADV, encoded by the coding sequence ATGACGCACGCTATTGGGGGTCGCCTGCGCCTGGGAGAACCCATGCACCGCCACACCAGTTGGCGGGTCGGTGGCCCGGCCGACCGCTTCTATCTGCCCGGCACGCTGGAAGATCTGCAGGCCTTCCTGCAGCGTTTCGCCATCGGCCCGCTCACCTGGCTCGGGCTGGGCAGCAATGTGCTGGTACGCGATGGCGGTCTGCGCGGCACCGTCATTTGCCTGGCCAACGCCCTGGATGAAATCACCATCGACGCATCCGGCCTGATCCGTGCCGGAGCGGGCGCGGGCGCCGTCAAAATCGCCCATTTCGCTGCCAAAGCTGGGCTCGCGGACGCCGAATTTCTGGCTGGCATTCCTGGCACCCTGGGCGGCTGTCTCAGTATGAACGCCGGCGCCCACGGTGGCGACACTTGGAACTTGGTGGAATGGGTCGAGGTATTACATCCTGATGGCCAGGTGCAACGTCTGTCCCGTGCCGAGTTCCAGATTGGCTATCGCGAGGTGCAGGGTCAGGATGATGCCTGCTTCATTGCCGCCGGATTACGCCTGACCCCCGAAGACAGCGACAGCGTCATGCAGCGCCTGCGCGCCGGGCAGGAACGCCGCGCCGCCACCCAGCCTCTGGAATGGCCGAGCTGCGGTTCCGTCTTCCGCAACCCCCCTGGCGATCACGCCGCCCGGCTCATTGAAGCAGCAGCACTCAAGGGCATGCGTTATGGCGATGCCGAAGTTAGCTCTCAGCATGCCAATTTCATTATCAACCGCGGTGCTGCCCGCGCCGAGGAGATTGAAACACTGGTGGCCAACGTACAACGAGAGGTTCTCAGTCGCTTTGGCATCGCACTCCAGCCGGAGATGCGTGTCATCGGGGAGGTGGCCGATGTCTGA
- the murC gene encoding UDP-N-acetylmuramate--L-alanine ligase: MRNWVRQIHMVGIGGSGMRGIAEVLLNLGYAVSGSDLRPGSSTLRLTDLGARIFGGHEAANVRGADVVVISSAIPESNPEVQAARELRIPIIRRAEMLAELMRFKQGLAIAGTHGKTTTTSLVASILGAGGLDPTFVIGGRLKSAGTHAALGSGEYLVAEADESDASFLYLSPVMAVVTNIDADHMETYGDSLDNLRDAFLQFLQRLPFYGLAVLCTDEPVVAGLIPELRTPVLRYGFSDDVDLQARDVTVHGIGSRFAVWRRVDSDYVHWLDVELGIPGRHNVLNALAAIGIASKVGIQESTIVTALADFRGVGRRFELVGTFNGITVVDDYGHHPREIAATIAAARSVWPERPLVVAFQPHRYSRTQALFDDFVSSLATADRVILTDIYSAGEKALHGISSRALADAMGTQGITVRFLPDLLTAPQQIRAELPAGAVLLTLGAGSIASLAAQWPQVFGEDPA, translated from the coding sequence ATGCGTAACTGGGTCCGCCAAATCCACATGGTCGGCATCGGCGGCAGCGGCATGCGCGGCATCGCCGAAGTGCTGCTGAATCTCGGCTATGCCGTCTCCGGTTCCGATTTACGCCCCGGCAGTTCTACCCTGCGCCTGACGGACTTAGGTGCGCGGATCTTCGGCGGCCACGAAGCGGCCAATGTGCGCGGCGCCGATGTGGTCGTGATTTCTTCGGCCATTCCCGAAAGCAATCCAGAGGTGCAAGCCGCCCGCGAACTGCGCATCCCCATCATCCGCCGCGCCGAAATGCTGGCAGAGCTGATGCGCTTCAAGCAGGGCCTCGCCATCGCCGGCACCCACGGCAAGACCACCACCACGAGCCTGGTGGCCAGCATTCTCGGCGCTGGCGGGCTGGACCCCACCTTCGTCATCGGTGGCCGCTTGAAGAGCGCCGGTACCCATGCCGCCCTTGGCAGTGGCGAATATCTGGTGGCAGAAGCGGACGAATCTGATGCATCCTTCCTTTATCTCTCGCCAGTCATGGCCGTCGTCACCAATATCGACGCCGACCACATGGAAACCTACGGTGACAGCCTCGACAATTTGCGTGATGCCTTTCTGCAATTTCTTCAGCGCCTGCCCTTCTACGGCCTCGCCGTCCTCTGCACCGATGAACCCGTTGTCGCTGGCCTCATCCCCGAATTGCGCACCCCCGTACTGCGCTACGGCTTCAGTGACGATGTGGATTTGCAAGCGCGTGACGTCACCGTGCACGGCATCGGTAGTCGCTTCGCCGTATGGCGGCGGGTGGACAGCGACTATGTTCACTGGCTGGACGTAGAACTGGGCATTCCCGGTCGGCACAACGTCCTCAATGCCCTCGCCGCCATCGGCATCGCCAGCAAGGTGGGCATACAGGAATCCACTATTGTTACTGCTCTGGCGGATTTCCGTGGGGTCGGCCGGCGTTTTGAGCTGGTTGGTACATTCAATGGAATTACCGTGGTGGATGATTACGGCCATCACCCCCGGGAAATCGCTGCCACCATCGCCGCAGCCCGTTCCGTATGGCCGGAGCGGCCCCTGGTGGTGGCCTTCCAACCCCACCGCTACAGCCGCACGCAAGCGCTCTTCGATGATTTCGTCAGCAGCCTGGCGACAGCGGATCGGGTGATATTGACGGACATTTACAGTGCTGGCGAAAAGGCCCTGCACGGTATCAGCAGCCGCGCCCTCGCCGACGCCATGGGCACGCAAGGCATAACCGTCCGTTTCCTGCCTGATTTACTCACAGCGCCGCAACAAATCCGCGCCGAACTCCCTGCCGGAGCCGTACTGCTGACCCTGGGCGCGGGCAGCATCGCCAGTCTGGCGGCACAGTGGCCGCAGGTCTTCGGGGAGGATCCCGCATGA
- the murG gene encoding undecaprenyldiphospho-muramoylpentapeptide beta-N-acetylglucosaminyltransferase — MADSVLIAAGGTGGHVFPALAVADALRARGVEVAFAGTAAGMEARLVPERGYPLHTLDMQGLRGKGIGRWLGAPWRVSKAILQARQILRQTRSHMVLGMGGYVAAPVGIAAWTLGRPLCLHEQNAIAGLSNRFLAPLARHIFLGFPDAHLAHGEWVGNPVRESIRALPTPQERFHNRKGPTHLLIMGGSQGAKVLNEVSVAALSSMTAAERPVIWHQAGKNHVESTRAAYAQAGIDARVEPFIEDMAAALGWADLALCRAGAATIAELAAAGIGAVLIPFPFAVDDHQAANARFLEEAGAARMLRQEGLDAIQLRNVLSPLLTDAALRLRWAEAARAQNRGDAAATVATACIECAGGKNA, encoded by the coding sequence ATGGCTGACAGCGTCCTGATCGCAGCAGGCGGCACCGGCGGCCATGTCTTCCCGGCCCTGGCGGTCGCCGACGCACTGCGCGCTCGAGGCGTGGAGGTCGCTTTTGCAGGAACAGCCGCCGGGATGGAAGCACGTCTGGTGCCGGAACGCGGCTATCCACTGCATACCCTGGACATGCAAGGCCTGCGCGGCAAAGGCATCGGGCGCTGGTTGGGTGCACCCTGGCGGGTGAGCAAGGCCATTCTGCAGGCACGGCAGATTTTGCGGCAGACCCGGAGCCACATGGTCCTGGGCATGGGCGGTTACGTCGCCGCGCCCGTCGGCATCGCCGCCTGGACTCTGGGACGCCCACTTTGCCTGCACGAACAAAATGCCATCGCCGGCCTCAGCAATCGTTTTCTCGCTCCGCTGGCCAGGCATATCTTTCTCGGTTTTCCCGACGCCCATCTGGCCCACGGTGAGTGGGTGGGGAATCCGGTGCGCGAGTCTATTCGCGCCTTGCCCACACCGCAAGAACGCTTTCACAACCGTAAAGGGCCGACACATCTGCTCATCATGGGCGGCAGCCAGGGCGCCAAGGTGCTCAATGAAGTCAGTGTCGCCGCGCTGAGTAGCATGACTGCCGCCGAGCGCCCTGTCATCTGGCATCAGGCAGGCAAGAATCACGTGGAAAGCACGCGGGCGGCTTACGCGCAGGCAGGCATTGACGCCCGAGTAGAACCCTTCATAGAGGATATGGCGGCGGCACTGGGTTGGGCCGATCTCGCCCTCTGCCGCGCGGGCGCCGCCACCATCGCCGAGCTCGCCGCTGCAGGTATCGGCGCCGTCCTGATCCCTTTCCCCTTCGCAGTAGACGACCATCAAGCCGCCAACGCCCGTTTCCTGGAAGAGGCGGGTGCAGCCAGGATGCTGCGCCAGGAGGGCCTGGACGCCATACAATTGCGCAACGTGTTGAGTCCCTTGCTCACCGACGCCGCACTCCGCCTGCGCTGGGCAGAAGCCGCGCGCGCTCAGAACAGGGGCGACGCCGCCGCCACCGTTGCGACAGCGTGCATAGAATGTGCGGGAGGTAAAAATGCGTAA
- the ftsW gene encoding putative lipid II flippase FtsW, with amino-acid sequence MTRPSWWLAEDGLADTVLWWIILALLGFGFIMVYSASAPIAQHDTGNPFFFAERQGLYGIFAAAILYYASRIDLDFWERITFPLMGLSIISLIIVFIPFIGVSVNGSHRWINFLIVRLQPSELLKFALLLFLARYVVRKGELLGRFKEGLWPIFVVLGLLGVLLLLQPDFGSYAMVVLLTGVMLFLGGLPLGYVILAGAVSVSALGILAVSAPYRLARITTFQDPWADPYGAGFQLVQSLIAFGRGGIFGVGLGDGVMKYFYLPESYTDFILAVIGEELGMIGVWSLAILYGIACWRIYRIGHRAAAAGDAFFALFCYGTLTWFGGEAVMSMGVNLGALPTKGFALPLISYGGSALVFLCAALGVVLGVSRRYPAVPKNEIAVRGKLQNG; translated from the coding sequence ATGACCAGGCCAAGCTGGTGGTTAGCGGAAGACGGACTTGCCGACACGGTTCTCTGGTGGATCATACTGGCCCTGCTCGGCTTCGGCTTCATCATGGTCTACTCCGCCAGCGCTCCGATCGCCCAACACGATACCGGCAATCCCTTCTTTTTTGCCGAGCGGCAGGGCCTCTACGGTATTTTTGCCGCTGCGATACTCTATTACGCCAGCCGCATTGATCTGGATTTCTGGGAGCGCATCACTTTCCCGCTGATGGGCCTTTCCATAATCTCCCTGATCATTGTTTTCATACCATTTATCGGCGTATCGGTGAATGGTTCCCATCGCTGGATCAACTTCCTCATCGTCCGCCTGCAACCTTCTGAGCTGCTGAAATTTGCCTTGCTGCTTTTCCTCGCCCGCTATGTGGTACGTAAGGGGGAGTTGCTGGGCCGCTTCAAAGAGGGGCTCTGGCCGATTTTTGTGGTACTCGGTCTGCTGGGTGTGCTCTTGCTTCTGCAACCCGATTTCGGCTCTTACGCGATGGTGGTGCTCCTCACGGGAGTGATGCTCTTTCTGGGCGGCTTGCCCTTGGGTTACGTCATCCTGGCCGGTGCCGTATCGGTTAGCGCGCTCGGTATTCTGGCCGTATCAGCGCCTTATCGCCTAGCCCGCATCACGACCTTCCAAGACCCCTGGGCAGATCCTTACGGGGCCGGATTCCAGTTGGTGCAATCTCTCATTGCCTTTGGGCGTGGCGGCATCTTCGGCGTCGGTCTGGGAGACGGGGTAATGAAATATTTCTACCTGCCCGAATCCTATACAGACTTCATTCTGGCAGTGATCGGCGAAGAACTCGGCATGATCGGAGTGTGGTCCCTGGCGATTCTCTATGGCATCGCCTGCTGGCGGATCTACCGCATCGGCCACCGTGCTGCTGCCGCCGGTGATGCATTCTTCGCTCTTTTCTGTTACGGCACCCTGACCTGGTTCGGGGGCGAAGCGGTCATGTCCATGGGGGTGAACCTCGGTGCCTTGCCCACCAAGGGCTTTGCCCTACCGCTGATCAGTTACGGTGGCAGCGCCCTGGTCTTTCTCTGCGCAGCCTTGGGTGTCGTCCTCGGCGTCAGTCGCCGTTATCCGGCCGTGCCCAAAAACGAAATCGCCGTCCGGGGGAAACTCCAGAATGGCTGA